Within the Magnetospirillum sp. ME-1 genome, the region AACCAGATGCACGCCGCCCGCGCCGACGCCGCCATCGTCCTGGGCGACGAGCACACGCCCCCCGGCATCATCACCGAGCGCGACGTGCTGCGCCTGATCGCCGGCGCCGGCACCATTCCCCCCACGGTGGGCGAAGTGGCCAGCCGCCCGTTGCTCACCATCGCCGAGGATGATTCCCTGCTGGCGGCGCGCGCCATGCTCGAGCAAAAGGGCATCCGCCACATCGGCATCGCCTCCGCCGCCACCGGCGCGCTGATGGGCCTCTTGTCCTTCTCGGACATCCTGGCGACCCTGCAATACGAATACGTCCACCGCCTGGACGAGGCCCTGAGGGAGCGTGACGCCGCCCTCTTACGCTCGCGCAAGGACCTGAACCTGGCCCGCAAGGTGATCGAGGCGTCGCTGGACGGCATCATGATCGTCGATGCCGCCCAGAGGATCGAGTTCGTCAATCCCGCCTTCACCCACATGACCGGCTACACCGCCGAGGAGATCATCGGCCAGAACCCCAAGGTCCTCAAATCCGGCCATCACGACGAATCGTTCTACAAGCACATGTACACGGTGCTGTCCGCCCAGGATTACTGGCAGGGCGAGATCTGGAACCGCCGCAAGAACGGCGAGATCTACCCCGAATGGCTGACCATCAACGTCATCCGCGACGATGCGGGCGAGATCACCCAGTATGCCGCCATCTTCAGCGACATCACCGAGCGCAAGAAGACCGAGGAGCGGATCAAGAACCTCGCCTATTTCGACGTGCTGACCGGCCTGCCCAACCGCCGGCTGTTCACCGACCGCCTGCAGATCGCCATCGCCAACGCCCATCGCCACGGCCATCAGCTGGCGATCATGTTCCTGGACCTCGACCTGTTCAAACGCATCAACGATTCGCTGGGCCACGGCGTGGGCGATCAGGTGCTGGTGGAGACGGCGGCGCGCATCAGCCATTGCGTCCGCGAAGGCGACACCGTGGCGCGCCTGGGCGGCGACGAATTCACCGTTCTGCTGCCCGAACTGGACCATCTGGAGGATGCCGCCAAGCTGGCCGAGCGGGTGATCGCCCACGTCAAGCAGCCCTTCATCGTCGACGAGCACGAGCTTTACGTCACCACCTCCATCGGCATCGCCGTCTACCCCGAGGACGGCGCCACCGTCGAGGTGCTGATCAAGAACGCCGACACCGCCATGTACCGGGCCAAGGATCTGGGCCGCAACAGCTACCAGCTCTACACGGCGGCCATGAACGCCCGCTCGTTCGAGCGCCTGACCATGGAATCGGCGCTGCGCCACGCCCTGGTGCGCGACGAGTTCCGCCTGGTCTATCAGGTCAAGGTGGATTCCGAGGACGGCCGCATGTCCGGCGTCGAGGCGCTGGTCCGCTGGCACCACCCCGAGATGGGCCTGGTGTCGCCGGTGGACTTCATCCCCCTGGCCGAGGCCATGGGGGTGATCTCGGATATCGGCGAATGGGTGCTGCGCACCGCATGCCGCCAGTGCAAGCACTGGATGGATCTGGGCCTGCCGCCGGTCCGCATCGCCGTCAACGTCTCGGCCCAGCAATTCGTCGAGACCGACGTGCCCGAGGTGGTGGCCCGCGCGCTCGCCGAAACCGGCCTGCCGCCCCAGTATCTGGAGCTGGAGCTGACCGAGACGGTGCTGATGCAGCGGGTCGACGAGGTGGTCAGCGTCCTGAAGTCGCTGCGCGCCATGGGCGTGCGCATCTCCATCGACGATTTCGGCACCGGCTATTCCAGCCTGTCCTACCTGAAGCGCATGCCCATCGACGCGCTCAAGGTGGACCGCTCGTTCGTCAACGACATCTTCGACGACAATTCCAAGGTCACCGAGGACGGGGCCGAGATCGTCTCGACCATCATCAATCTGGCCCACAACCTGAAGCTCAAGGCCATCGCCGAGGGCGTCGAAACCCCGGAACAGGCCGAGTTCCTGCGCTCGAAGGGCTGTGACGAGGTCCAGGGCTACCTGATCAGCCGCCCGGTCTCGGGCGAGGACCTCATCAGCCTGTTCGACCGCAACCTGCTGCCCCAATCCAAGGATTGCTGACGGCGGGCAGGTGACGGAACGCCGGATGCCCCTATATAGTCGGGGCGTTCCTTCTGTCTTGAGCGGGCTTTCATGACCATGGTTCTCAGATCCCTTGCCGCCGCCCTGGTGATTTTCGCCGCCGCCCCAGCGGCCCAGGCCCAGACCCAAGTGGTCCCCACCTCGCGCGAGCAGGTGAAGCTGACCTTCGCGCCGGTGGCCCGTCAGGTGGCGCCCGCCGTGGTCAACATCTATACCAAGCGCGTGGTGCGCGCCGCCGCCTCGCCGCTGCTGGCCGACCCGTTCTTCCGCCGCTTCTTCGGCGACGTGCCGGGCATGGCCCAGGAGCGGGTGCAGCGATCCCTCGGCTCGGGCGTGATGATCGCCGCCGACGGCACCGTGGTCACCAACCACCACGTCATCAAGGACGCCGACGAGGTCACCGTGGTGCTGTCCGACCGCCGCGAATTCGAGGCCCGCATCGTCGGCTCCGACGACCGCACCGATCTGGCGGTCTTGAAGATCGACGGCGGCAGGGAAAGCTTCCCCACCCTGGTCCTGGGCGATTCCGACGCCATCGAGGTGGGCGACGTGGTGCTGGCCATCGGCAATCCCTTCGGCGTCGGCCAGACCGTGACCCAAGGCATCGTCTCGGCCCTGGCGCGCACCAATGTGGGCGTCTCGGACGTCCAGAGCTTCATCCAGACCGACGCCGCCATCAATCCCGGCAATTCCGGCGGCGCCCTGGTGGACCTGCAGGGCCGCCTGATCGGCATCAACACCGCCATCTATTCCAAGGACGGCGGCTCCAACGGCATCGGCTTCGCCATTCCCACCGCCCTGGTGCGTCAGGTGGCCGCCTCCATCGCCAAGGGCGGCAAGGTGGTGCGGCCCTGGCTGGGAGCGTCGGGGCAGGCGGTGACCGCCGATCTGGCCCAGGCCCTGAAGCTGGCGCGCCCCATCGGCGTGCTGATCAACCATATCCACGGCGATTCGCCGGCCGCCCGCGCCGGCCTGATGGACGGCGACGTCATCGTGGCGGTGGAAGGCCGCGAGGTGGACGACCCCGAAGGCATGCGCTTCCGCCTCGCCACCCTGCCCATCGGCAGCGACGCGCGCCTTACCGTGCTGCGGGCCGGGGCGGAGAAGACCGTCAACGTCCGGCTGGTGGCGCCGCCTGAGAACCCGCCGCGCGACAAGACCGAGATTTCAGGCCGCAATCCCTTCGCCGGCGCCACCCTGGTCAACCTCAACCCGGCTTTGGCAGAGGAAATCGGCATCAATTCCGGCCTGACCGGCGTGATGATCTTCGCCATCAAGCGGGGCTCGGTGGCCGGCCGCCTGGGGCTGCAGCCCGGCGACATGCTCCTGAAGGTCAACGAGCGCCCCGTGGCCACCGTCGCCGACGCCCGCAAGCTGCTGAGCGTCGAATCGCCCCGCTGGGCCATCACCATCAAGCGCAACGGCGAGGTGATGAGCCTGGTCCTCGGCGGATGACCTCGCTGTTCGACAATCCGGCGGCCCCGGCGTCTGGAGATCGGCCCCTGGCCGAGCAATTGCGCCCGGCCAACCTGGAGGAAGTGGTGGGCCAGGGCCATCTGCTGGCCCCCGCCGCGCCGCTCGGCCGCATGCTGGCGGCGGGACGCCTGGCCTCGGTGATCCTGTGGGGGCCGCCGGGCTGCGGCAAGACCACCATCGCCCGGCTGCTGGCCGAACGGGTCGGGTTGTATTTCGAGCCCCTGTCCGCCGTATTCTCCGGCGTCGCCGACCTGCGCAAGGTGTTCGACGCGGCGGAAAAGCGAAAACAGACCGGTCGGTCGACCTTGCTGTTCGTGGACGAGATCCACCGCTTCAACCGGGCGCAGCAGGACGGCTTCCTGCCGTTCGTGGAGAACGGCACGGTGGTGCTGGTGGGCGCCACCACCGAGAACCCTTCCTTCGAACTGAACGGCGCGCTGCTGTCGCGCTGTCAGGTGCTGGTGCTGCACCGTCTGGACGACGCGGCGCTGGACCTGCTGCTGGAGCGCGCCGAAGGCGTGCTGGGCCGGCCTTTGCCGCTGGATGCGGATGCGCGAGCCGCCCTGCGCGCCATGGCCGACGGCGACGGCCGCTACCTGCTCAATCTGGCCGAGGATCTGGCGGCGCTGCCGCCCGAACCCATCCTTGATCCGGCGGGGCTGGCGCAAGCGGTGCAGCGCCGCGCCCCGGCCTACGACAAGGACCGCGAGGGCCATTACAACCTGATCAGCGCGCTGCACAAGTCCCTGCGCGGCTCGGACACCGACGCGGCGCTCTACTGGATGGCCCGCATGCTGGAAGGGGGCGAGGACCCGCTGTTCATCGCCCGGCGCCTGACCCGCTTCGCGGTGGAGGATATCGGGCTGGCCGACCCGGGCGCCGTCACCCAGGCCATCGCCGCCTGGGACGTCTTCGAGCGTCTGGGCAGCCCCGAGGGCGAGTTGGCCCTGGCCCAGCTGGTGATCTATCTGGGCACGGCGCCCAAGTCCAACGCCGCCTACATGGCCTACAAGGCGGCCAGGAAGGCGGCCAAGACCACCGGCTCGCTGATGCCGCCCGCCCACATCCTCAACGCGCCGACCAGGATGATGAAGGACCTGGGCTATTCCAAGGGCTACCAGTACGACCACGACGACCCGGACGGCTTCTCGGGCCAGAACTACTTCCCCGACGGCATGGAACGCACGCGGTTCTACCGGCCGGTGGAACGCGGCTTCGAGCGCGAGATCAGGAAACGGCTGGACTACTGGGATAAGCTGCGCATGAAAAAGGGGGGCTGACGCCCCCCTTCACAATGTCGGCCTACCGGAAAGCACCTAGCATTCCATGGGCTTGTTGCGGGTGCGCAGGAACTGGAAGAACTCGACGCCTTCGCGCAGGCGGCGCTTCATCATGTCCCAGTCGTGCAGCATCTCCCAGACGATCTCGCCGATCTTGGCGGGGCGGAAGTAGAAGGCCTTGTAGAAGTCGGCCACGCCCTTGAAGATGTCCTCGCTGGTGAGGTCGGGGTAGGACAGCGCCGCCACCTGGTAGCCGCCGCCGCCGGTCTCCTTCATCAGCAGGTCCTTGTCCTTCTTGAACCAGCCGTTGGCGATGGCCTGCTCGTACAGCTCGGTGCCGGGATAGGGCGCGGCCATGGAGACCTGCAGGGTGCGGGGATTGACCTCCTTGGCGAATTCCAGGGTCTGCCGGATGGTTTCCTTGGTCTCGCCCGGCAGGCCCAGGATGAAGGTGCCGTGGAGCACGATGCCCAGTTCGTGGCAATCCTTGGAGAAGCGCTTGATGATGTCGATGCGCAGGCCCTTCCTGATGTTGTTCAGGATTTCCTGCACGCCCGATTCATAGCCGACCACCAGCACCCGCAGGCCGTTGGCCTTGAGCACCTCGAGGGTTTTGCGCGGAATGTTGGCCTTGGCGTTGCACGACCACGGCACGCCCAGATGGCCGATGCCGCGCGCGATCTCTTCCACCCGCTCCAGATCGTCGGTGAAGGTGTCGTCGTCGAAGAAGAATTCCTTCACCTCGGGGAACATCTGGCGGGCCAGCTTCACTTCCTCGATGACGCTCTTGGCACTGCGCGCCCGGTAGACGCGGCCGCCGATGGTCTGCGGCCACAGGCAGAAGCTGCACTTCGACTTGCAGCCGCGCCCGGTATAGAACGCCATGTAGGGGTGGCGGATATAGCCGATGAAGTAATCCTCGGGGTTGAGGTCGCGGCGGTATACCGGCCCCACATAGGGCAGGGCGTCCATGTCGTGGATCAGCGCCCGGTCCTTGGTATGGGCCGGCTTGCCGTCGGGGCCGCGGAAGGTCAGGCCGTCGATCTCGGCGAAGGGCTTGCCCTCGGCCACCTCGACCAGGGTGTAGTCGAATTCGTGCCGGGCCACGAAGTCCACCGCCTCGGAGGCCATCAGGGCTTCCTCGGGCACCGTCGCCACGTGGGCTCCGACCATGCCGACCATGATGTTGGGGTTGGCGGCCTTGAACGCCTCGGCCACCTTGCACTCGGAGGCGTAGGTGGCGGCGCTGGCGTAGATCACCAGCAGCTCGTAATCCTTGGCCAGCTTCAGGCAGTCGTCCAGGGTCTTGCCCGAGGCCGGGGCGTCCACCAGCTTGGAGCCGGGGATCATGGCCGCCGGCTGGGCCAGCCAGGTGGGATACCAGTTGGACTTGATCTCGCGCTTCGCCTGGAAACGGGCACCGGCGCCGCCATCGTAACCTTCGAAGGAGGGCGGATTGAGGAAAAGAGACTTCTTCATGTCTTAAGAGCCTTCAACCTGATCAAGTGTGCCGTCGGCACGGACGGCGAATCGCCGGCCACGCCATACCACAGTCCGTCCGCTACATGCGACAACATAGACGACGAACGACAGAATTTCCCTCAGAGCCAGCAGGCCGAGACCGCTGCGGCCAAGCCCCAGGGCCCGTTCCTCGACCCGCACCGCCCACAGCCGGCTCAAACCCGCCAGCCCCAGCGCCGCCAGGGACGGAAGCCACGCCCACCCCGCCAGCACCGCCAGCAGGGCCAGCGCCACCGGCTGGGTGATCACCGACGCCATGTAGGAAGCCCGGTCCACCGCCGCAATGGTCCGGCCCCAACGAATCTCGTGATCGAGCAAAGTTTTCACATCGGGCTCGTGCACGGTGATGTCCACCGGCCGGGCGGCCAGGGCGATTTCCAGGCCCTGGTCGCGGGCCATCTTGCCCAGCACCCAGTCGTCGGCCAGCACGTGGGACAGGGCGGAAAGCCCGCCCCCCTTCTCCAGCACGTCGCGGCGCACCGCCATGGTGGCGCCGAAACAGCCGTCCTTGCGGCCGATGGCGCGGGCCAGCACCGCGCCCGGCAGAAAACCGTGATTGATGCCCATGGCGCCCAAGGCGCTCCACAGGCCGGGCACCGGGCGGCCGACGTAAAGGCAGGTCACCACGCCGATTTTGGGATCGGCGAAGGGCGCCGCCAGATCGTCCAGGTAATGGGGACCGACCCGGATGTCGCTGTCGGCGATGGCGATCAGGTCGTGACGGACCCGGGGCCACATGTTCAGCAGGTTGCCGACCTTGAGGTTGAGGCCGTGACGGGTAGCGTCGGCCACCGCCTCGATTTCCACGCCGGGCAGGTCGCGGGGCAGGCCGTCCACCACCGCCAGCGCCGGATCGGCGGGATCGGCCACCCCGAACACCATCTGGAATTGGGGATAGTCCTGGCGCAGGCAGGAGTCCAGATTCTCGGCCATGCCGGGCTCGGCCCCGCACAGGGGCTTCATCACCGAGATGGGCGGCCGCATGGCGGCGGCGGGCTTGGGCGCCCGCTGGAAGCGGCGGACCAGCAGGGCCGAGGCCACCTGGAACAGGCAGCCGGCCACGGTCAGCGCGATCAGGGCCAAAGACAGCCCCTGCCAAACGCTAATCACACGCCCCCCTTCCATGTCATCCCGAGCGCAGGCGAGGGATCTCGTCCTGGCATGCCGGAACCAAACCGGAAACAGCCGAACACGCGGAGATCCCTCCTCCCGACGGTCGTCGGGATGACAGCCAGGCGACAGATCATGGAGCTACTTGTCCAGCCCGGCCGTCTGCTTCTCGATGGTCTCGATCAGCCCGGAAAAGCCCTTGGCGCGGAAGATGGAGCCGAATTCCGAGCGGCGCACCGCCACCTGGCTGACCGTGCCCTCGAACAGCACGTCGACGATACGCCACTGGCCCTGGTCCTGGCGCATGACGTAGTCGATCTGGGTGGGGTCGCCGTTCTTCGGCACCAGCCACGAGGGGACGATCACGTTGCCGCCGGTGGACGGGCGGGGCTCGCCCACGTCGAAGCGTTCGCCGTTCCACTCGTTGAACTGGGCGGCGTAGGTGCCCACCGAGAAGGCGGTATAGGCCTCGGCCAGCCTGGCCGCCTCGTCCGGCGTCAGCTTGGAGAAGGCGGTGCCGAGCGTGCCGCGGGTCATGGCGGGCATGTCGTAGGCCTCGGTCACCGCCGGGCGCATCTTGTCGGCGCGGCCCTTGTAGCCCAGCTTGACGCCGCCCTTCATGCTCTCCATCAGACGGTCGCAGAAGGTGCGGATGACCGCCTCGGGCCCCGCGCCTTGTGCCGAGGCGGGACTCACCAGACCGGTCATGAGCAACAGCGCCAGCACCGACGCGGCGAAAAGCGAACGCATGCGATCGTCTCCACAAAGACCGGGGCGCCCCCGATTGGAGCGCCCGCCGGTGTCCTGCCATACCATATTGTCCCCGGTGGAGCCAGAGCGAGCCAGAGCGGACACAGGGTTGAAGGCCCCGACTGGACAGGCCATCTCCACTTATGGAATTCTACTTAGGGGATTGGGGAATAATGGGATGGTCCTAGCGAGCCTTTGGGCCGCCATCAAGCAACGGTTCAGGCCGGCGCCGGGCAAAGGGCAGGAAGCCCCCGCCGCCCCCCGCCCCCGTGCCGCCAAGGCCTCGCCCCCCCAGACCGGCTTTCTCGATCCCGATGCCTTCGCCCGCACCCTGGTCGACGCCTCCAAGGGCGACGACCATCGTCTCCACGTCTTCTCGCTGACCGATTTCCGCCAGGCGGTGGGCTCGAAATGGGGGAAACTCAGCGGCCTGCTGGAGGTGGCGGGCGACGCCATCATCCGCCGCCACGTGGACCTGTCCAAGGACGTCATCACCCGCCTGGACGCCGAGATCGCCTGTCTGTCCATGCCGATGGCGTCACGCCAGGAAACCCGGGCGCGGGTCGCCTCCATCGCCGCCGACCTGTCCACCTACCTGTTCGGCGACGCCATGATCAATGGACGCCGCCCCCAGGTGGTGGCCGCCAACATGGCCGCCAAGGACGCGGTGACCGACGAAGGCACGCTCGACCACGAGGCCATCCGCAAGGCCATCGCCAAGGCCGGAGCGGCACTGGCCCCCGAATCCTCCGGACTGTCCGCCCCCCATCGCGCCTCCCTGGCGGCCATGCTGCCCCCCGAGGAGGCGGCGAAACTGGTCCCCGGCAAGGGCGCCGCCTATGCCATCAGCGGCGGCGACAAGCCCTATCGCATTGATGAATCCTCGGTGCCCAAATGGGTGACGGAAGAGCCGAAGAAGCGCGCCAGCGACCAGCCCCTGCCCGCCTTCCACATCGAGGGTGGCCAGGGCGGCGCCGACGCCCCGCGCAAGGTCATGACGGTGGAAGGCCGCAGCCTGCATGGTGCCGACGCGCCGCGCGAGGTGATGCGCATGGAGGGCCACGCCCGGGGCGGTGACGGCGAGGTGATGCGGGTGGAGGGCCGCTCCCTGAGTGGCGCCGATGCCCCGCGCGAGGTGATGCGGGTGGAGGGCCGCGACGGCAAGGGCGCCGACTGGCTGGAGGAGCAGCTGGAGCGCCAGGCCGAGGCCGGCCTGGCCTCGGACCACCATCTGACGCCGGAATCCAGCCTGACCCTGGTGTGGACCCCCACCTGGGTGGCCACCAGGCGGGCGGTGGGGGCGTTCCACGCCAAGGTGATCCGCGTCGACAAGGAAGGGGCGCCGCCGGTGGAGGGCGCCTACGCCTATGCCGGCGCCGCCCCCATCGAATCGCTGACCATGGACCGTTTCGTCGCCACCCAGGCCGCCTACGAGCTGAAGGACCTGTTCTACGGCCGCCACAAGGCGGGAATCACCGTGCCGTTCCATTGGATGAGCCTGGCGCCGCGCTGGCGCGACTGCATCCGCATTCCCTTCGAAAGCTGCCCGGCCCAGGCGCTGCGCAAGCATCTGAAGATCGAGATCTTCGGATTGTCGCCGGCCATTCCTCCCCATGTGATCAACCGTCTGTTCCAGCCCCTGGAAAAGCTGGACTGCACCCTGATGGCCCGCCTGCCCCTGTCGGCACCGGGCATGATCAAGGCGCTGAAGGGGGTGAAGGCCATCGGCGTCGATCTGGCCCAGCTGACGCCGGAGGAAAAGACCGGCGACCTGGAATTGCTGGCGCGGCTGGAACGCTTCCGCGACGTCGCCCACAAATCCGGGATGGCCTGCTATGTCTGGGGCATCCGCCGCCGCCCGCTGATCACCGAGGTGATCCGGGCCGGCTTCTCCCTGGTCAACGGCCCGGGGGTGATGACCGACCTGTCCCGGCCCCGCGTGCCGTCGGCCGGGGTGGGGGAATAGCCCCACTCCCGGCTCCCTGGCGTATTGTCCCTCGCCGGGCGGGCGCATCCGCGCCCTTGGCCGCGGCCTCAATGGCCGCTGGATACCGGCCAATGAGTCGATTCAAAGGTCGGCCGGTATTACTCCATCACGATCCTGGGGCCCTTGCGGCCGCCCTGCAGGACCTGGACCTTGTCCCAGATCCTGGCGGCGATATCCATGTAGGCCTTGGCGTGGGGCGAGTTGGGCTTGGAGATGACGATGGGCTCGCCGGCGTCCGCCGTCTGGCGGATGGCGATGTCCAAGGGCACCTCGCCCAGGAAGTCGGCGGACAGGCGCGCCGCTTCCGCCTTGGCGCCGCCATGGCCGAAGATGTGGGCCTCGTCGCCGCATTTGGGGCAGATGTAATAGCTCATGTTCTCGATGATGCCGAGCACCGGCACGTCCACCTTGCGGAACATGTTGAGGCCCTTGGTGGCGTCAAGGAGCGCGATGTCCTGGGGCGTGGACACGATCACCGCGCCGGTCAGCGGCACCCGCTGGGTCATGGTCAGCTGGGTGTCGCCGGTACCGGGCGGCATGTCGATGATCATCACGTCCAGCTCGCCCCAATGGACGTCGCGCAGCAGTTGCTCCAGCGCGCCCATCACCATGGGACCGCGCCAGATGATGGGCGAGTCCTCGGGCACCAGGAAGCCCATGGACATGCACTTCACGCCGTAATTCTCCATGGGCATCATGGTCTGGCCGTCGGGGCTGACCGGCTCGCCGGTGATGCCCAGCATGCGGGGCATGGAAGGCCCGAAGATATCGGCGTCGAACAGGCCGACCTTGAGGCCCATGCGCGACAGCGCCATGGCGATGTTGGTGGCCGTGGTGGACTTGCCCACGCCGCCCTTGCCGGACGCGACGGCGACGATGGCCTTGACGTGGGGCAGCAGCGGCTTTTCCGCCTGGTGGCCCCCGCCATGCGCATGGCCATGCCCGCCCTGGGGAGCGCCCTTGGGCCCGCCCTGGGTGTTGCGCTCGGCGGTCAGCACCGCCGACACCGACACCACGCCCGGCAGATCATGCACCGCCTTCTCGGCGGCCTTGCGCAGCGGCTCCAGATGGGGGCCACGGCTGGCATCGACTTCGATGGCAAAGGCCACGTGGCCGTTCTTCACCGCCAGGCCCGATACCATACCGAGACTGACGATGTCCGCCTTGCGGTCGGGGTCAATGACCCGGCTCAGCGCCTGGATGATCTGCTGTTCGGTGACCTCGGCCATGCTGTCCTCTTCGCTGTAAAGACATACCAATTTAGTTGGTTATGCGCCGACGAAGCGCACAAGCATCTCCTCATATAGGGGCCCCGGCGGCGTTTGCAAAGCCGATTCCCGCCGCCGCCCCTATATTGAAAACCGGTAATGTGGACGGCGTCGCGTTGCGCAAGGCGGAATCCTGCCCTATGTTCCCCATGAATGTTGGGAATTGAACGAAGGGAAACCTCATGGCTTGGAATCCTCGTGGCGGCGGCGGCGGCCCGTGGGGCGGCGGCGGTGGCGGCGGCGGCCCCTGGGGCAACGGCGGCGGCAATCGTCCGGGCGGCGGCGGCAACGGCGGCGGCTTCGGCGGCGGACCGGACCTCGAGGACTTCATCCGCAAGGGCCAGGAACGGCTGCGCCGCGCCATGCCGGGCGGGTCCGGCGGCGCCAACGGCACGCGGGGCATCATGGCCCTGGCGGCGCTGGCGGTGGCGTTCTGGGGCTTCTCCGGCATCTATAAGGTCAGCCCCGACGAGCAGGGCGTGGTCATGCGCTTCGGCAAGTGGGTGGACACCACCGAGCCGGGGCTGCATTACCGCCTGCCCTATCCCATCGAGACGGTGCTGCTGCCCAAGGTGACCAAGGTCAACCAGCTGCTGCTGGGCTCGCGGGTCGGCGGCGATCTGCGCAGCGGCGGCCGGGTCACCGACGAAAGCCGCATGCTGACCGGCGACGAGAACATCGTCGAGGCGGAAGCCGCGGTGTTCTGGCGCATCAAGGACGCCGGCAAGTATCTGTTCGCCGTGCGCGACCCGGAGTTGACCGTCAAGGTGGCGGCCGAAAGCGCGCTGCGCGAGGTGATCGGCCGCAACCCCATCCAGGCGGCGCTGTCCGACAAGCGCGAGTTCATCGCCATCCAGACCCAGGAGGAGCTTCAGCGGCTTCTGGATTCCTATGGCGCCGGCATCCACATCCAGCAGGTCCAGTTGCAGAAGGTTGATCCGCCGGCGGCGGTCATCGACGCCTTCAACGACGTGCAGCGCGCCCGCGCCGACCAGGAACGCGCCCGCAACGAAGCGGAAGCCTACCGCAACGACATCATCCCCAGGGCACGCGGCGAGGCCGAGCGCCTGACCCAGGAGGCCCAGGCCTACCGCGAGCAGGTGGTCAACCTGGCCCAGGGCGACGCCAAGCGCTTCAGCGCCCTTTACGCCTCCTACAAGCAGGCCGAGGACGTCACCGCACGGCGCCTCTACATCGAGACCATGGAGGAAATCCTGAAGGGAGCCACCAAGGTGGTCATCGATCCCTCGGCGAAGGGACTGGTGCCCTATCTGCCCCTGCCCGAACTGAAGAAGCAACAGCAGGCGGGAGGCGCCAAATGAGCCGCTCCCTCGTCTTTTCCGCCATCGCCGCCGCCATCCTTCTGGTGCTGGCGGGGTCGTCGCTGTTCATCGTCAACCAGGCCGAACAGGCGCTGGTGCTGCGCTTCGGCGCCCACCGCGCCACCATCAAGGAGCCGGGCCTGCACGTCAAACTGCCCTTCATCGAAGACGTGGTGCGCTACGACAACCGCCTGCTCGCCCTCGACCCGCCGGACGAACAGGTCATCCTGGGCGACCAGAAGCGCATCGTGGTCGACACCTTCACCCGCTACCGCGTCGCCGACCCGCTGAAGTTCTATCAGGCGGTGCGCACCGAGGTGCAGGCCCGCGCCCAGATGACCCAGATCGTCTCGTCGGCCATGCGCCGGGTGATGGGTCAGGTGATGCTGCCCTCCATCCTGTCGGACGAGCGGGCCCGCATCATGGAGCAGATCCAGCACGAGGTCTCCGAGCGCAGCTTGCGCGAACTGGGCATCCAGGTGGTGGACGTGCGGCTGCGCCGCGCCGACCTGCCGGACGAGACCAGCCAGTCCATCTATGACCGCATGAAGTCCGAGCGCGAGCGCCAGGCCAAGGAAGCCCGCGCCCAGGGCTATGAGTGGAGCCAGCAGATCCGCGCCCGCGCCGACCGCGAACGCACCGTGCTGCTGGCCGAGGCGCAGCGCCAGGCCCAGATCGAACGCGGCCAGGGCGACGCCGAGGCCAACCGCATCTTCGCCGAGGCGTTCGGCAAGGATATCCAGTTCTTTACCCTGTACCGCTCGCTGCAGGCCTATCGGG harbors:
- the hpnI gene encoding bacteriohopanetetrol glucosamine biosynthesis glycosyltransferase HpnI, whose amino-acid sequence is MISVWQGLSLALIALTVAGCLFQVASALLVRRFQRAPKPAAAMRPPISVMKPLCGAEPGMAENLDSCLRQDYPQFQMVFGVADPADPALAVVDGLPRDLPGVEIEAVADATRHGLNLKVGNLLNMWPRVRHDLIAIADSDIRVGPHYLDDLAAPFADPKIGVVTCLYVGRPVPGLWSALGAMGINHGFLPGAVLARAIGRKDGCFGATMAVRRDVLEKGGGLSALSHVLADDWVLGKMARDQGLEIALAARPVDITVHEPDVKTLLDHEIRWGRTIAAVDRASYMASVITQPVALALLAVLAGWAWLPSLAALGLAGLSRLWAVRVEERALGLGRSGLGLLALREILSFVVYVVACSGRTVVWRGRRFAVRADGTLDQVEGS
- a CDS encoding HpnM family protein produces the protein MRSLFAASVLALLLMTGLVSPASAQGAGPEAVIRTFCDRLMESMKGGVKLGYKGRADKMRPAVTEAYDMPAMTRGTLGTAFSKLTPDEAARLAEAYTAFSVGTYAAQFNEWNGERFDVGEPRPSTGGNVIVPSWLVPKNGDPTQIDYVMRQDQGQWRIVDVLFEGTVSQVAVRRSEFGSIFRAKGFSGLIETIEKQTAGLDK
- a CDS encoding Mrp/NBP35 family ATP-binding protein, with translation MAEVTEQQIIQALSRVIDPDRKADIVSLGMVSGLAVKNGHVAFAIEVDASRGPHLEPLRKAAEKAVHDLPGVVSVSAVLTAERNTQGGPKGAPQGGHGHAHGGGHQAEKPLLPHVKAIVAVASGKGGVGKSTTATNIAMALSRMGLKVGLFDADIFGPSMPRMLGITGEPVSPDGQTMMPMENYGVKCMSMGFLVPEDSPIIWRGPMVMGALEQLLRDVHWGELDVMIIDMPPGTGDTQLTMTQRVPLTGAVIVSTPQDIALLDATKGLNMFRKVDVPVLGIIENMSYYICPKCGDEAHIFGHGGAKAEAARLSADFLGEVPLDIAIRQTADAGEPIVISKPNSPHAKAYMDIAARIWDKVQVLQGGRKGPRIVME
- the hflK gene encoding FtsH protease activity modulator HflK, which gives rise to MAWNPRGGGGGPWGGGGGGGGPWGNGGGNRPGGGGNGGGFGGGPDLEDFIRKGQERLRRAMPGGSGGANGTRGIMALAALAVAFWGFSGIYKVSPDEQGVVMRFGKWVDTTEPGLHYRLPYPIETVLLPKVTKVNQLLLGSRVGGDLRSGGRVTDESRMLTGDENIVEAEAAVFWRIKDAGKYLFAVRDPELTVKVAAESALREVIGRNPIQAALSDKREFIAIQTQEELQRLLDSYGAGIHIQQVQLQKVDPPAAVIDAFNDVQRARADQERARNEAEAYRNDIIPRARGEAERLTQEAQAYREQVVNLAQGDAKRFSALYASYKQAEDVTARRLYIETMEEILKGATKVVIDPSAKGLVPYLPLPELKKQQQAGGAK
- the hflC gene encoding protease modulator HflC, translating into MSRSLVFSAIAAAILLVLAGSSLFIVNQAEQALVLRFGAHRATIKEPGLHVKLPFIEDVVRYDNRLLALDPPDEQVILGDQKRIVVDTFTRYRVADPLKFYQAVRTEVQARAQMTQIVSSAMRRVMGQVMLPSILSDERARIMEQIQHEVSERSLRELGIQVVDVRLRRADLPDETSQSIYDRMKSERERQAKEARAQGYEWSQQIRARADRERTVLLAEAQRQAQIERGQGDAEANRIFAEAFGKDIQFFTLYRSLQAYRAALGDGSTTLVLSPDNEFLKAFGNGPGRRGQ